A single window of Rubripirellula lacrimiformis DNA harbors:
- a CDS encoding NIPSNAP family protein: protein MIRPVHFLIGMLLAAVALPTVSPAADSLQQYEVRSYILGEKGDAEAVSDYLRDALIPALKRQGIGPIGVFKNSEADTSGVSRVIMVIPFDSAEQVATSQSKLQADTQYQSDAKSYLSGGPKDSPYQRISSELLVAMDCWPKLKVADGTLQNDDRVYELRVYESPNERLGHLKVDMFNAGEVPIFLDCKIQPIFIGQMVVGPQTPGLTYLTVYENDAARLEAWKAFQVNPAWNVLKKVEKYQGTVSHIDKYILVPMPYSQM from the coding sequence ATGATTCGCCCTGTCCATTTTCTGATCGGCATGTTGCTTGCCGCCGTCGCACTGCCGACCGTGTCCCCTGCCGCCGATTCGCTCCAGCAATACGAAGTCCGCAGTTACATTTTGGGCGAAAAGGGCGACGCCGAAGCAGTCAGCGACTATCTGCGTGACGCCTTGATCCCAGCACTGAAACGCCAAGGCATCGGCCCGATCGGCGTATTCAAGAATTCCGAAGCGGATACCAGCGGCGTTTCGCGAGTGATCATGGTGATCCCCTTCGACAGCGCCGAACAAGTCGCCACGTCCCAATCCAAATTGCAGGCCGACACCCAATACCAAAGCGATGCAAAGTCGTATCTGTCGGGTGGCCCCAAGGATTCGCCCTACCAACGGATCAGCAGCGAATTGCTGGTCGCGATGGATTGCTGGCCCAAACTGAAAGTCGCGGACGGCACCCTCCAAAACGACGACCGCGTTTATGAACTGCGAGTTTACGAGAGCCCCAACGAACGACTGGGCCACCTGAAGGTCGACATGTTCAACGCCGGCGAAGTGCCCATTTTCTTGGATTGCAAGATCCAGCCCATTTTCATCGGACAGATGGTGGTGGGTCCGCAAACACCCGGACTGACCTATTTGACGGTTTACGAAAACGACGCTGCACGACTGGAAGCCTGGAAGGCATTCCAAGTGAATCCAGCATGGAATGTGTTGAAGAAAGTCGAAAAGTATCAGGGCACGGTCAGCCACATCGACAAATACATTTTGGTACCGATGCCGTATTCGCAAATGTAG